GATGCCGTTACTTTATCATCCCAGTCGCCGTCATGCATCTTCGCGATCAGCGAATCGACGTCGGGCAGCCAGGCGCACGGAACGGCATGACGCAGAAGAAAAGAGGTCATCTCTTTTCGTGTATAACCATTTTCAGGATCGGGCAGCGGAGCGCGACAGAGCGGAATCACGACGGCCTCTCTTGACTCGGCGGCAGCGGCAATAAGCGCATTGCGTTTGCTTGCGTCTTTTTCTTCGTTTATAAGATTCTCGTAACGAACGGCAAGCTCATGATAGGCCCGGCGATCCGTGTCGCGATCCTCGGGCTGATGAGCATAGAAAAGCGTAAGAGCTCTTAATATAGAGCGTCGATCGGCGTCGGTGGCAACCATGCTTTCGTTCATGAGCATGACGATCGTGGAGCGGTAGAATCCGGCTCGCTGCGGCGTTTTTGCGTATGTCTCGGCATGGTCGTCAAGGAAGCGCGCCGTCGGACCTGCTTTCTCGGCTCGGTCGAACTTCATCGCATCAAGAACGGCCTTGAAGACGACGGCAGGAGCAAAGGCAATCGGTCGGCCGATCTCCTGGCGTTCGGCCATTGCAAGGATGGTTCGCGCACGGGTAAGAGCAGGCGCCGTTTCGCGCTTGATGTTGATGAGGCTTTGAATGTAACTCTGAGCCGATCCTTCTTTTGCACGCCTCAGGACGTCGAGGCCGGTTTTCCATTCGTGCGGTTCAATGGCATCGTTTGATTCGGCGAAATACGAAAGAATATAAGACGTGCGTGAATCGGCCGAAGGATGCTCTATGCCGTTAACCGTCGATATAAGAAATTCCGTGTATCTTTCCGGAAAGATCTTATACCTCTGAAATGTGCGCATGATATCGTAGTGAATGCGTCCGCATTCTTCGTTGAACGGAACGCGCACGGCTGCGGCGACGGCGGCATCGAGGTTCTGCTGGCCGTTCAGATTCTCGAAACGCTCCCGGACCGGACGATGCACGCTGTCACATTTGCGAGCCGTCACGTCTCCGGGATTCGTTACGACAAGCGTGTCGATGTGGATGTTTGTATTGTTGCTATTCGTGATCGTCGTGTTATGGCTGTTGATCGAATTAAAAGAATTCACCGTGTTGTTCTTGCCGGGTTCCGTGCTGAGGGAGGCGTCACAGCTGAAGGCCGAGAGAACCTCTCCGGTGACGACGTCAAAGAATCGTCCTCGCAAAACCCCGCTTTCTTCGCGGCCGGTCAGAAGCAGATCGACGGGCATGAGCGATCCGATCTTCAAGGCCTGTTCGCCGTCGGTGAGGCCGCTGGATGAAAGCTGCTGCTCGGCAAGGATGCGCTGCAGCTGCGTGCGTTCTACCAGTCGAAACCGGGGATTGCCCGCAAGGGCGCTGATCATGCGATCCGACGTTGCATCGTCACCTGTAACGGCGAGGCGCAATACCTTCGGACTTGCCGGAAAACTGCGTATCATGCAGCTCTGCAAATCGGCCGGCGATGCCGACGTATCGACGCCGGTCGGTGACGTGCTCTTGCATCCGCCTTGCAGCAGAGATGCGAGCAAGAGGACGGGAATCGAGAGGCGCAGAAGAATCGGATAGCCTGAAATCGTAAGAAGGCGCATAGTCATAGAACAGATTCACCCTGGTATTTTTCCTGTATCGTGCGCCTCTTCATCTGTCAATCCGCACGTCGTTTCGCATTTGACCGCCTGCCCTGATCGAGAAAACCGGAGGGCATGGCCGTTCTGACCGATACGCTGCGCCTGACAGAGACCTTTCTGTCCCTTCAGGGAGAGGGAGAGCATGCCGGTCTGCTCTGTTATTTCATCAGAACGGCCGGATGCGATCTTCGCTGCCGTTGGTGCGATACGGACTATTCATGGACGGGCGGCGTGAAGCATTCGCTCGACGATATCGTCGCCGGCATCCCCGAAGGCGTGACGCTTGTGCAGATCACGGGCGGTGAGCCGCTCTTGCAGAAAGAGGCCGTGATCGAGCTGATCAAACGCCTGTCCGCAGAGTATGCTGTGCTGCTTGAGACGGGAGGACATCGCTCGATTGAAGGCCTGCCGCCGGCAACGCATATCGTGCTTGATATCAAACTGCCCGGATCAAACGAAGCGCATCATAACTTTGCCGATAACCTGCCCTTCTTGAAAAGCAGCGACGAGATTAAGTTCGTCATCGCTGATCGACGGGATTATGAAGCGGCCCGCAGCTGGATCAACGAACACCGGTTGCATCAACTCTGCAAGCTGCTTGTCTCGCCCGTATTCGGCGAGATTGCTCCGTCTGATCTTGCGCAGTGGGTCATTGAAGATCGTCTGCCCGTGCGCATGCAGCTTCAGCAGCACAAGCTGATCTGGGATCCGAACCGTCGCGGCGTATAACCCTGAAGTGAGATAATAGCAGAACCAATACGGAATAAATACTGGATTAATATAGAATCAACATGGAAATCATCAAAAGCTTTCGATTTGAAGCGGCACATTATCTGCCGAAACTGCCCGAGACGCATAAATGCCGTCGCATGCACGGGCATTCGTTCAAGTTCGACGTGCACGTCGAAGGGCCGCTTGATCCCGAGCTCGGATGGGTGATGGATTTCGGCGACATCAGCCGTCTTGTGAAGCCGCTTGTCGAAGAGCTCGATCATTATCTTCTGAATGAGATCTCCGGGCTTGAGAATCCGACGTCAGAGGTCATCGCCGTCTGGATCTGGAATCGACTGAAGCCAGGACTGCCCGGGCTATCACGCATCGTCGTATATGAAACGTGCACGGCCCGGTGTGAGTACAGGGGTTAGTACCCGGGAATCGGCAGGTCTGCGATACTGACCGAGAGCAGCCCGCGCGACTTTTTATCGAAAGAAGGCAGATAAACCCGTCCGGCATGAGGTACGGCGACCGATATGTCGCGTATCTTGCTTCCGTCGTGCATGAGATAGTACAGAGGGCGTTCCGCTTTTTCATCGAGAACGAGTATGCCTGTGTCAGCGGAAACGGGCAGGATAGATTGGGGAATCGCGAGCAGCACCGGCTTCAGACCGGGATGGCGATGTACGAAATTGATCAGAGCGGATCTTCTCTTGAGGATGCCCACCCAGATACGTCCCTGTTCATCGCGATCAAGCCCGTCTGCAAGCCCCGGAAGATCGGCAAAAAGCACCTGCGATGTGCCGGCCTCCTGCCCGTCGATAAAAGCCCGGATCAATCTGAACTTTGTCGTTTCACTGAAGATAACGGATTCTTCAGGCCCATTCATGGCCTGCTCAACAAGGATTCCGTCAACGAAGGTGAAGCCCGTAAGTATAAGCGAGATGGTCTCTTTTTTTCGATCGAGCATCCACAACCGACCGTGAGGAAAGAGCCCGATCGCTTCGGGAACGGCGCCTGATCCCATCGCAGCATCGGGACGTTCAAAGGGCTCAGTGATGTACACCCGCAGCCCGTCAGCAGACACGGCCATATCGTTACACAGCGCAAAGGGGCGAGAGTTCGTTTGATTGAGGGCATCAAGAGCCATCTGCGGGCGTTCGGTCGGGCTGTAGACGTGCTCCAGAGGTTCGCTACTCACAATCGGTAATCGTGTAACCAGCGGGCGGATGCTACCATCCTCTGTCTGCACCTCGTAAAGACCCACTGGCTGATCCTCTGTATAACTCTCTCCGCCCAGGCGGGATGCACAGACCAGGATGGAGTCTTTCTGCGCGCTGGCAAAACGCATACCCGCAGGATTAACCGGTGGTCGGACCCACTGCTCAGCGGTGCCTGCATTCAGGTCTATCTTCCAGATCCATCCGTCCATAGCGGAGGCATAGGCATTCTGCGCATCGTCGAAGATGACGTCATCATGCCCGGGAAGATCCGTCGCTACGGCCGTCAGGCCCTTATAGAAAGGATCTGCGGTGGCCTTTACGGTTTCGATGGAGTCGGGCGTTTCGCCCAGCTCAAAGGCGGGGCCGATCTTGATTTTGTCGGAGTTGCAATTCAACGCGAACGTCAACACGATGATAGGCGTGATTCTGGTGTACTTCATGCTTGCTCTTCTTCGTTAAAGATACAGTCCTTTCTTTGAATAATCTGAACTACCTTTGCACAAGTTGAATTATGTTTCGATCCCGATCCGTCACGACGGCCATACCGTTTTCCGGTCGCCGGATGATCTGCCCGCCAGCAGTTTCAATCGCCGTCACTGTCTGCATCAGGTCATGAACAAGAAATCCGGTAGCAATGATTCCGCGATCTGCCAGGCCGGGAGGGCCTTGATTTGCCGGTTTGTTATAAGTGAAAAGCTCAAACGTGGGCCCTCCATTGCGGTAGCCTGGAAGCGCTATGTGCCGACCTTTTACCGTAACGCCTTTTATGCCGACCATCTGTTCAATGAACAGGCCTTTATAGTCTCTTTTCATGCCTGTTGGCCTTGCATGAATCGTCTTCCGATAGAACTCTGCCGTTTCTTTCCAGTCCTCTGAAATGATATTCACATGAATGAAGCGCACTTTCGATCTTTGCGGATCTGACCGGCGACGTTTAATCTGCCACACCGATTTCAGGGCTCTGTAAAACGTGTAAGGATTAAAGGGAGCCGGTAATGGAATATGAACCTCGATTGTATTTCCTTCGGGATCTTTTGTATAAACGCTCAGAGATTTTTCTATGCGATCGAAGGTACTGCTGATCGTTCCGCCTGCTTCAACGGCCTTTTGAACAAGGCCGGGAACATCATTCGTCTCAAAGCACAGATGAGCATAGCCCCGGTCGTTCACTTCAAGCGGCCCGCAGAGTGGAGATGTGGAGCAGGGAATGATACGCAGGGTCGGACCCTGTCTGTACCCGGGTAAACGCAATACGATAGCGCTTGATTCACCGGGCAATTCAAATCCACCGTCAGCCGGGATAATTTCGCACCCCAGAGCTTCTATATAAAAGCTCGCAAGCGCAGCCGGGTGAACGGCTGCAATCGTAACATTCTGAAAAATATGCTGATCGTCCGTTCGCGCATAATATTCCCTGCGAGCAGAAACGACCCCCCATACGATGAAGAGAGCCAGCAGGCCGATGACTGTAATCATAACACCTCGATCACATGAAGAGTATGACTTTTTAGAGCCGAAGGCTTGAACGATTCCGGTATACCGAAGAGATTCGATCAATTTTCTGTTTCACAGAAGCGAACATCGACGCCGCTATTCTGCCCGAAGAAGAAGGAGGGAACAAAGCCGAAGTTCTCTTTGAAGGTGCGTGTAAAATGAGCGGAGTCTGCAAATCCCGCGGAATGAGCTGCATCGGTGAGGTTCCAGCCTTCTTTCAGATGTCGACTGGCTTCAAGCAAGCGCACCCAGAGAAGATAGCGGCGTAACGGAATGCCGAGGTTCTGTTTGAAAAGTCGGATGAGTCTGTCTTCAGAAATAGAAAAGTCCTTTCCGATCTCTTTCATGCGAATACTGTCGGGAAGTTCCTTGCGTATGCGTTCCGCTATTCTTCGAATGCGTTCATCGATGACCGTGGATCGTTCTCTGAACGGATGTGCCGCCTGGAGCATATCGATGTGAAGCGTCCACGCATCCTGTTCATCAAGCGCACCTTCGGAGAGAAGTTCCAGTTGATCAAGAAGCGGTAGAAAAGCGTCTTCGGGCAGTCGCCGAATCTTTCCATACTCACCGGTACGGGCGATGGAGGCGTATTCATAGGTCTCGGGATCGATGACGAGAGCGACCATTCGCGATCCAGGGTTGATCGTACGATGAAACGTATTGGGACCAAGAAGCGCTACTCTGTATTCTTCAAGACCTGCTGCTGTTTCGATAGGGATCGGACCATCAAGACCGATGGCAAGCGTCGCTGCATAGTGTTCGTGAAGTTCGGTGACCATCGCATCTGTAGCGAAGAGAGCCCGACTTGTCCAGACATAAAGAATACCACCTGGCGTCTGCATACGATAAATGGACGATCCTTTTTCTCTGGCAGCAGATCAATCTAAAATCATCAGAGCGAAAGGGTTGCTTGAATTTGGAAATCGCTTGACCTGATCTACCCGTAACGAACACTTTTGCGATGATGTCGCGTAGCTTAGCTTTCTTGATTCTCTTTCTCACTTCTGTCTTCTTTATTCAATGCTCCGATAAGCCAGCCGAACCGGCCGTTCCTGTGCTGGAATACGAACGGGGACTTTATAAGTCGGGCGCACCTCTTACGATTGAAGATTACTTTCGCCTGCTTCCTTACAAGGCGATCGCTTCGGCCGATAGCGTGAAGGAGCGCGAGGCCATCCTGAGCAGCCAGAAGGTACAGCGCAAGGCCACAGGCCCCTGCGCGAACGAGCTCGAGCAGGTTGATACGACGATCGCCTATCTGCGATATACCTGTCGCGGCGATAAGAAGACCGATCTTGTCGAGATTGCCGCCTGGAAGCGCGGTTCAGCACCCGATCTGATCGGTGTGAACGAATCGATCATAGGGACGGGCATGTCGTCTACGGTGAAGTTCTACGAATTCCGTGACGGCAACTGGACTGAGATCACGGCATCCGTTTTTCCTGCGTTAAGCGCCGCGGATTTCGGAGGCGAAGGCACGACATCGATTCCGCTGTATGTACAGTTCTCGCAGTTTGATCGTAACATCGTTGTAAAGCCGACGATGCCTCTGCCCGCAGGCAGTGAGAAGATTATGGGCGCCCGTCGCACGCTGAAGTGGAGCGACGGACGCTTTGTGAAAGAGTGAGCCGGTTCTGGCAGCGGCTCTTAACCACGAATGCGACGCACGTTGTCGTTCATGCGATGTCGAATATAGTGGCTGAAAAGCCACTTCTTGAGCGTCGATAGAGCCTGGCTGTGCTCGGCATAGAAAGAATCGGGATCGTTATACAGGCCGAAGTCGCGTGCGATGCCGTCGGCCTGTATGTAGGTATGGTTGCCGTCAAAGTCCACGATCGGATTCATGATGTCGCCTGTGCAAGCTCCAAAGCCACAGTAGGAACCGGAGCCTGCGTTTTGTCTGCTTCTCGCCTGAAGCGCTTTCAGATACGGACGGTCGAGGATCACGCCTTCAAGAAAGAACCATTCATCCTCAAGTTGCACCTCCACCCAGCTATGCACGATCTCTTTCGGAGCCATCCTGTACCAGATTCCAGTAATCGCTCCTTTCTGAAGCTCTTTGTGAATCGTGAATCCGTGAAAGCGACAGCGTAACCCGACGGCGCGAAAGAGAGCCATAAGCAGAGTCGCCTTTGTGTTGCACTGACCGATGCCATCCGACAGTACCTCTGATGCGGGGATCTCGTCGGCGCGATTATAACCGAAGAGGATCTCGTCGCGAACAAACTCGTAAACAGAACGGATGCGCTCGCGTTCGGGAAGAGACTGCCAGCGTCGCTCTTTGACCAATCGCTGAATGGTCGGAGCGTCGTAATCAAGCAGTGTCGTCTTTTGAAGAAGGCCGTCGGCCTTTGATGCAGAGATTGTTTTCATGCTTCACAGAAGCATCTCGCAGATGAGCGGACTTGAATGAACTGGCTATATGCCTCTTAAAGCGGCTGCTATCTCACGGGCCGTCAGTCCGAAGGCCTGCCGGACGCTGCGGCTCAGATGGGCGCTGTCGGCGAATCCGGCATCGAGAGCGGCCGTTGTGATGTCGGCTCCCGTTTTTATATGTGCGAAGAAGATCATCAGCCTGTTCCAGAGCAGCATGCGGCGGTAAGGCATCCCGGTTTCTTCTTTAAATAGATGCAAGAAGCGGCCAGTGGATAGCCCGACGGCGCCGGCTGCATCGTCTGCCGACAGAACGGGCTGCCCGTGCAGGCGATGCAGTGTCTGTTCTATGCGCCCGTCGATCGTAGCATGTGGGATTGCACACGTGAGGTCCTGTAATTCTTCCATTAACAGGGGTATATTGCCTGCCTCCGCTGCCTCCCTGATGGCCCTGATAGCATCCTCGCGTTGCGACGTGATGGGTTCGTTCTGCAGGCAGCGTCCGAGCTCTGAAAGCGGATGAACAAGAAGCGTCAGTGCCCGGCTGCATTGCAGATCGTGCTCGACGCCGGGCAGGATGACGGCGCTTTTCGCAGTCGTCGTCCCGGCCTGCGTGCGCAGGCTCAGCGTCTCATCGCCATGCAAAGCCAGGGACCACTGTACGGCAAAGTGACGGTGCGGCGTATTCTGTGCCAGAGGGCCGATGTAGATCGCACGGTCTTTCTCGATATGAAGCCGGGCCATGTCGTCCTTTTCGGCGAAGCGTTCGGACCGTCAAGGCTTGACAGCGGCGCTTCGTGTCGCTATCATCGATGCAAAGAGGTGTTTATGCAGCAGGTGGAATCACCGGTCATGCAGGGAATCGAGGCCAGATCATTCGATCTGCGTGCGATGGCCGAAGCAATCGTTCCGATAGCGGAGGGTGACGCATCCTTGCAGAACGAGATCGTCGCAAACTTCAAGCAGATATACGCGGATCTCGATGCCGTATCTCAGAAGAAGATCCTGCTCTTTTTCAAGGCTCTGCGAGTTCTGTCATTCTTGCGCAGCTTTCGTGATTGGCGTGGTATGAACGCCGGTGAGCGCCATCGCTTCTTCGCGTCGATCGAATCCTTCCCGGTCGGATTAATCCGCGCCGGTTTTTTCGGACTGCGCTCGCTGATTCTGCTTTCGTATTATTCGACACAAACGGCATGGCAGCGTATCGGCTATGAAGGGCCGCTCGTGAATCGTTCCATCTATTCCGGTCATGCCGATCACACACGTCAAGCAGATCGCACCGACCACACAGGTCATGCAAAAGCGGGGGGACTATGACTGCTCGCTACGACGTCGTCATCATCGGATCAGGTGCAGGCGGAGGCACCGTGCTCGAATATCTCAGCCGCTTTAACGACCGCGGGCTCAAGGTTCTTCTTCTTGAAAGAGGTCCGTACTGGCCGAAAGAAAGCTTCACGCAGCGCGAGATTGAGATGTCAAAGATCTATTTTAATCGCGGCGCCGTTCTCTCAGCAAATCGCTCGATCGGCCTTACCGCTGCCCGCGCCATCGGTGGCAGCACGGCCGTCTATACGGGCGTGTCGTTTCGTCCGCCGGCCGATGTGCTCGCTACGTGGCGCAACGCGTTCGGCCTGAGCTTTTTGACCGACGACTATGCGGCCGGTGTGCTCGACGA
This region of Leptonema illini DSM 21528 genomic DNA includes:
- a CDS encoding CsgG/HfaB family protein, with product MTMRLLTISGYPILLRLSIPVLLLASLLQGGCKSTSPTGVDTSASPADLQSCMIRSFPASPKVLRLAVTGDDATSDRMISALAGNPRFRLVERTQLQRILAEQQLSSSGLTDGEQALKIGSLMPVDLLLTGREESGVLRGRFFDVVTGEVLSAFSCDASLSTEPGKNNTVNSFNSINSHNTTITNSNNTNIHIDTLVVTNPGDVTARKCDSVHRPVRERFENLNGQQNLDAAVAAAVRVPFNEECGRIHYDIMRTFQRYKIFPERYTEFLISTVNGIEHPSADSRTSYILSYFAESNDAIEPHEWKTGLDVLRRAKEGSAQSYIQSLINIKRETAPALTRARTILAMAERQEIGRPIAFAPAVVFKAVLDAMKFDRAEKAGPTARFLDDHAETYAKTPQRAGFYRSTIVMLMNESMVATDADRRSILRALTLFYAHQPEDRDTDRRAYHELAVRYENLINEEKDASKRNALIAAAAESREAVVIPLCRAPLPDPENGYTRKEMTSFLLRHAVPCAWLPDVDSLIAKMHDGDWDDKVTASAYLSQMGPHAKKAEQTALKYLQIKGMSRSDEIRAHCATILGNIGTTDAASIRALIEAAGDFSNPVKDAAKTALHRLGSKAVPYMVEYLSRSRTVRDTRFRLPLITVLGRLGSDGRPALFVLQQIATTDKESYVAEQARIAIVNINEGRREEP
- a CDS encoding radical SAM protein; amino-acid sequence: MAVLTDTLRLTETFLSLQGEGEHAGLLCYFIRTAGCDLRCRWCDTDYSWTGGVKHSLDDIVAGIPEGVTLVQITGGEPLLQKEAVIELIKRLSAEYAVLLETGGHRSIEGLPPATHIVLDIKLPGSNEAHHNFADNLPFLKSSDEIKFVIADRRDYEAARSWINEHRLHQLCKLLVSPVFGEIAPSDLAQWVIEDRLPVRMQLQQHKLIWDPNRRGV
- the queD gene encoding 6-carboxytetrahydropterin synthase QueD — encoded protein: MEIIKSFRFEAAHYLPKLPETHKCRRMHGHSFKFDVHVEGPLDPELGWVMDFGDISRLVKPLVEELDHYLLNEISGLENPTSEVIAVWIWNRLKPGLPGLSRIVVYETCTARCEYRG
- a CDS encoding SMP-30/gluconolactonase/LRE family protein, with the translated sequence MKYTRITPIIVLTFALNCNSDKIKIGPAFELGETPDSIETVKATADPFYKGLTAVATDLPGHDDVIFDDAQNAYASAMDGWIWKIDLNAGTAEQWVRPPVNPAGMRFASAQKDSILVCASRLGGESYTEDQPVGLYEVQTEDGSIRPLVTRLPIVSSEPLEHVYSPTERPQMALDALNQTNSRPFALCNDMAVSADGLRVYITEPFERPDAAMGSGAVPEAIGLFPHGRLWMLDRKKETISLILTGFTFVDGILVEQAMNGPEESVIFSETTKFRLIRAFIDGQEAGTSQVLFADLPGLADGLDRDEQGRIWVGILKRRSALINFVHRHPGLKPVLLAIPQSILPVSADTGILVLDEKAERPLYYLMHDGSKIRDISVAVPHAGRVYLPSFDKKSRGLLSVSIADLPIPGY
- a CDS encoding VOC family protein: MITVIGLLALFIVWGVVSARREYYARTDDQHIFQNVTIAAVHPAALASFYIEALGCEIIPADGGFELPGESSAIVLRLPGYRQGPTLRIIPCSTSPLCGPLEVNDRGYAHLCFETNDVPGLVQKAVEAGGTISSTFDRIEKSLSVYTKDPEGNTIEVHIPLPAPFNPYTFYRALKSVWQIKRRRSDPQRSKVRFIHVNIISEDWKETAEFYRKTIHARPTGMKRDYKGLFIEQMVGIKGVTVKGRHIALPGYRNGGPTFELFTYNKPANQGPPGLADRGIIATGFLVHDLMQTVTAIETAGGQIIRRPENGMAVVTDRDRNIIQLVQR
- a CDS encoding helix-turn-helix transcriptional regulator — translated: MQTPGGILYVWTSRALFATDAMVTELHEHYAATLAIGLDGPIPIETAAGLEEYRVALLGPNTFHRTINPGSRMVALVIDPETYEYASIARTGEYGKIRRLPEDAFLPLLDQLELLSEGALDEQDAWTLHIDMLQAAHPFRERSTVIDERIRRIAERIRKELPDSIRMKEIGKDFSISEDRLIRLFKQNLGIPLRRYLLWVRLLEASRHLKEGWNLTDAAHSAGFADSAHFTRTFKENFGFVPSFFFGQNSGVDVRFCETEN
- a CDS encoding transglutaminase-like domain-containing protein; its protein translation is MKTISASKADGLLQKTTLLDYDAPTIQRLVKERRWQSLPERERIRSVYEFVRDEILFGYNRADEIPASEVLSDGIGQCNTKATLLMALFRAVGLRCRFHGFTIHKELQKGAITGIWYRMAPKEIVHSWVEVQLEDEWFFLEGVILDRPYLKALQARSRQNAGSGSYCGFGACTGDIMNPIVDFDGNHTYIQADGIARDFGLYNDPDSFYAEHSQALSTLKKWLFSHYIRHRMNDNVRRIRG
- a CDS encoding helix-turn-helix domain-containing protein; this encodes MARLHIEKDRAIYIGPLAQNTPHRHFAVQWSLALHGDETLSLRTQAGTTTAKSAVILPGVEHDLQCSRALTLLVHPLSELGRCLQNEPITSQREDAIRAIREAAEAGNIPLLMEELQDLTCAIPHATIDGRIEQTLHRLHGQPVLSADDAAGAVGLSTGRFLHLFKEETGMPYRRMLLWNRLMIFFAHIKTGADITTAALDAGFADSAHLSRSVRQAFGLTAREIAAALRGI